A genomic region of Erythrobacter sp. SCSIO 43205 contains the following coding sequences:
- a CDS encoding DUF5818 domain-containing protein, giving the protein MNTNRKRISGRLEHLPRGAAIVTDAGDHWVLEGYEPSNDDFGFEVTAEGVVVGFDRLRVEWLGQVPA; this is encoded by the coding sequence ATGAACACGAATCGGAAAAGGATCAGCGGACGGCTCGAGCATCTCCCGCGTGGGGCAGCTATCGTGACAGATGCAGGCGACCACTGGGTTCTGGAAGGCTACGAACCATCGAACGATGACTTCGGTTTCGAGGTCACCGCCGAGGGTGTCGTTGTGGGCTTTGACCGCCTTCGAGTTGAGTGGCTGGGCCAAGTCCCGGCATAG
- a CDS encoding lytic transglycosylase domain-containing protein has protein sequence MRRKWLTGVCCGLAIAIPAIAQAQEFRVFDHRLSKVEKPADQEVTYGPSLAVIGTEGGYPSAANRSFKETLYEPLIRQAEARYRLPPRLLQALVWQESRFNPMAISPAGAAGLAQLMPATARELGVTNRHDPAQNIDGGARYLRQMLDRFGAIHLALAAYNAGPGAVSRAGGIPRNRETPGYVRSVIQRWMAYGAL, from the coding sequence ATGAGACGAAAATGGTTAACTGGCGTGTGTTGCGGGCTTGCAATTGCGATCCCCGCTATTGCTCAGGCGCAGGAGTTCCGGGTCTTTGATCATCGACTGAGCAAGGTTGAAAAACCGGCAGACCAAGAAGTCACGTATGGCCCTTCATTGGCGGTCATTGGGACCGAAGGAGGGTACCCATCGGCCGCCAACCGAAGTTTCAAGGAGACGCTCTACGAACCCCTCATCCGCCAAGCTGAAGCAAGGTATCGATTGCCGCCTCGCTTGCTCCAAGCATTGGTCTGGCAAGAATCCCGGTTTAATCCAATGGCGATCAGTCCGGCTGGTGCTGCCGGACTTGCGCAACTTATGCCTGCAACCGCACGAGAACTCGGCGTAACCAATCGGCACGACCCAGCTCAGAATATCGACGGTGGCGCGCGATATCTAAGGCAGATGCTCGACCGGTTTGGTGCGATCCATCTCGCATTGGCGGCCTACAATGCGGGACCCGGCGCGGTATCCCGTGCTGGTGGAATTCCAAGAAATCGGGAAACGCCGGGATATGTGAGGAGCGTTATCCAAAGATGGATGGCATACGGAGCACTATGA
- a CDS encoding integrase arm-type DNA-binding domain-containing protein, whose product MALSEIQIKNAKAAERPYKLADGEGLFLLVKANGSKLWRMKYRYRGKEKLLSFGAYPDVGIAAARELKTLARAALAEGKDPMVHKPGRDFEPEKTFKAVAEMWHKNRKSSLDPAHAKRVWSRMERDVFPVLGERMMHEITPPEVLGVIRNIEERGALDISRRAKQSIGQVFQFAIASGLCDADPTAHLRGALKPRPRVKHMAKLPLALLPELINKLDQYNEEGERRSEITRAALTFALLTWVRTKELRFAKKHEFEDLEGNSPLWRIGPDRMKMHREHIVPLSMQAASLAKDMIACSQSDYVFPGQKRGVPLSENTMIYGLYRLGYHGRQTVHGFRGLASTWANEQLVEVGQPPMWIRKYHEDWVELQLAHSEENEVRGAYNAAEYLAPRRAMLQDWANFLDAMRGKTGNVAILRAA is encoded by the coding sequence ATGGCTTTGAGTGAGATTCAGATCAAGAATGCGAAGGCGGCAGAACGACCCTACAAGCTTGCCGACGGTGAAGGGCTATTCCTCCTCGTAAAAGCGAACGGTTCGAAGCTCTGGCGCATGAAATACCGCTATCGCGGAAAGGAGAAGCTGCTTTCCTTTGGTGCTTATCCTGACGTCGGAATAGCGGCTGCGCGTGAGTTGAAGACGCTTGCAAGGGCTGCCTTGGCCGAAGGCAAGGATCCGATGGTCCACAAGCCTGGTCGAGATTTCGAGCCAGAGAAAACCTTCAAGGCTGTTGCTGAGATGTGGCACAAGAATCGAAAGAGCAGCCTTGATCCAGCTCATGCGAAGCGTGTCTGGTCTCGGATGGAACGGGACGTGTTTCCGGTATTGGGCGAAAGGATGATGCACGAGATCACCCCCCCTGAAGTTTTAGGCGTGATCCGCAATATTGAAGAACGGGGGGCTCTGGATATCAGTCGGCGTGCGAAGCAGAGCATTGGCCAAGTTTTCCAGTTCGCCATCGCGAGTGGGCTTTGCGATGCGGACCCCACGGCTCATCTTCGCGGCGCTCTGAAGCCGCGACCTCGCGTAAAGCATATGGCCAAACTGCCGCTCGCTCTGTTGCCAGAGCTCATAAACAAGCTGGATCAATACAATGAAGAAGGGGAGCGACGCTCCGAGATTACTCGCGCAGCGCTCACCTTCGCGCTTCTGACATGGGTCAGAACGAAGGAACTTCGTTTTGCCAAGAAGCACGAGTTCGAGGATCTAGAAGGAAACTCTCCGCTTTGGCGCATCGGGCCTGATCGAATGAAGATGCACCGTGAGCATATCGTACCATTGTCAATGCAAGCCGCTTCGCTCGCCAAGGACATGATCGCATGTTCTCAAAGTGACTATGTCTTTCCCGGCCAGAAGCGTGGAGTGCCGCTATCCGAAAACACCATGATCTATGGTTTGTATCGTCTGGGCTATCACGGTCGGCAGACTGTTCATGGCTTCAGAGGTCTTGCGAGCACATGGGCCAATGAACAGCTTGTCGAAGTCGGCCAACCGCCAATGTGGATCCGAAAGTACCATGAAGACTGGGTCGAGCTTCAACTGGCTCATAGCGAGGAGAACGAAGTTCGCGGGGCCTATAATGCCGCAGAGTATCTGGCGCCCCGTCGCGCGATGCTTCAAGATTGGGCGAACTTCCTCGATGCGATGCGCGGAAAAACAGGCAATGTTGCGATCTTGAGAGCTGCGTGA